A region of Haloplanus sp. XH21 DNA encodes the following proteins:
- a CDS encoding deoxyhypusine synthase, with translation MTDDDHDAAGHGAHREEFHDDPLDHAEVWAEMSVGDLATEYGKAGIGAAELSRAVDIYSEMLGDDDVTNFFGLAGAMVPGGMRRVVSDLIRDGHIDVLVTTGANLTHDAIEAIGGKHHHGRTAEEGDEREHDEQLRDEGVDRIYNVYLPQEHFTLFEGHLRDEVFPAFDGPVAISEFTRELGRANLDANADVTEDPGIAAAAYEHDVPIFVPAIQDSVLGIQAWMHSQVSEFTLDALADMTNITDIAFDAEQAGATVVGGGVPKNFVLQTMLTVPEAYDYGVQLTTDPASTGGLSGATLDEARSWGKLEKSAKNVTVLGDATITLPFLAAAARDRIE, from the coding sequence ATGACTGACGACGACCACGACGCGGCGGGCCACGGCGCCCACCGCGAGGAGTTCCACGACGATCCCCTGGATCACGCCGAGGTGTGGGCCGAGATGAGCGTCGGCGACCTCGCGACCGAGTACGGCAAGGCGGGCATCGGCGCCGCGGAGCTCTCGCGCGCGGTAGACATCTATAGCGAGATGCTCGGCGACGACGACGTGACCAACTTCTTCGGCCTCGCGGGCGCGATGGTCCCCGGCGGAATGCGACGAGTCGTGTCGGATCTGATCCGCGACGGTCACATCGACGTGCTGGTGACGACCGGCGCGAACCTCACCCACGACGCCATCGAGGCCATCGGCGGCAAACACCACCACGGTCGCACCGCCGAGGAGGGGGACGAGCGCGAGCACGACGAACAGCTCCGCGACGAGGGCGTCGACCGCATCTACAACGTCTACCTTCCGCAAGAGCATTTCACGCTGTTCGAGGGCCACCTCCGCGACGAGGTGTTTCCGGCGTTCGACGGCCCGGTCGCCATCAGCGAGTTCACGCGCGAACTGGGGCGAGCCAACCTCGACGCCAACGCCGACGTGACGGAGGATCCCGGCATCGCCGCCGCAGCCTACGAGCACGACGTCCCCATCTTCGTCCCCGCGATTCAGGACTCCGTGCTCGGCATCCAGGCCTGGATGCACTCCCAGGTCTCCGAGTTCACGCTCGACGCCCTCGCCGACATGACGAACATCACCGACATCGCCTTCGACGCCGAGCAGGCCGGGGCGACCGTCGTCGGCGGCGGCGTCCCGAAGAACTTCGTCCTCCAGACCATGCTCACCGTGCCCGAGGCCTACGACTACGGCGTGCAACTCACCACGGATCCCGCCTCGACCGGCGGCCTCTCGGGAGCGACCCTCGACGAAGCGCGGTCCTGGGGGAAGTTGGAGAAATCCGCGAAAAACGTCACCGTCCTCGGCGACGCCACCATCACGCTGCCCTTCCTCGCCGCCGCCGCGAGGGACCGAATCGAGTAG
- a CDS encoding BtrH N-terminal domain-containing protein produces the protein MFQLSGFDHRTGHHCGTSALRNLSEFHGWNFDEATCFGLGGGIASVTLDRADRDWHEFLGRPLWLEEQFFESLDIDYVRREEDSFEDAWESITGRLDMEEPVLLFLDPTELDHVPATGHISPHVALAIGYGDDALLLSDATEPDAFELPIADLNRSWSGGQIRDLNYSHIVVTDVQTGVDLETAANRAFRETTTYMLDTRSYERRLGAAGDHGPDAIRTFANRVGSWADRDDPIPPARHARYSIEEHGRGAAFRRLYADALDVLAPEAGVGGPVADRMRTIAEEWEAAAAAFGTAVSADDDAERRTALSEAEGALNGIAEQEHRFFKHARDEF, from the coding sequence ATGTTCCAACTCTCCGGATTCGATCACCGAACGGGGCACCACTGCGGAACGAGCGCGCTCCGAAACCTGTCCGAGTTTCACGGCTGGAACTTCGACGAGGCGACCTGTTTCGGCCTCGGCGGCGGCATCGCCTCGGTCACGCTCGACCGGGCGGACCGCGACTGGCACGAGTTCCTCGGGCGTCCGCTCTGGCTCGAAGAGCAGTTCTTCGAATCGCTCGATATCGACTACGTTCGCCGCGAAGAGGACAGTTTCGAGGACGCCTGGGAGAGCATCACCGGCCGTCTGGACATGGAGGAGCCGGTCCTCCTCTTTCTCGATCCGACCGAACTGGACCACGTGCCCGCGACAGGCCACATCTCCCCGCACGTCGCCCTCGCCATCGGCTACGGCGACGACGCGCTCCTGCTCTCGGACGCCACGGAACCCGACGCGTTCGAACTGCCTATCGCCGATCTGAACCGCTCCTGGAGCGGCGGGCAGATCCGCGATCTGAACTACTCGCACATCGTCGTCACCGACGTTCAGACGGGCGTCGACCTCGAAACCGCGGCCAACCGCGCCTTCCGCGAGACGACGACCTACATGCTCGACACCCGCTCCTACGAGCGACGGCTTGGCGCTGCCGGCGACCACGGTCCCGACGCGATCCGGACGTTCGCGAACCGCGTGGGGTCGTGGGCCGATCGCGACGATCCGATTCCTCCCGCCCGCCACGCCCGCTACTCCATCGAGGAACACGGCCGCGGCGCCGCCTTCCGCCGACTCTACGCCGACGCGCTCGACGTCCTCGCACCGGAGGCGGGCGTCGGCGGCCCCGTCGCCGACCGGATGCGCACCATCGCCGAAGAGTGGGAGGCCGCGGCCGCAGCCTTCGGCACCGCCGTGAGCGCCGACGACGACGCCGAGCGCCGGACCGCCCTCAGCGAGGCCGAGGGGGCACTGAACGGCATCGCCGAACAGGAGCATCGCTTCTTCAAACACGCTCGCGACGAGTTCTGA